TCAAACAGATCTTCTGGTGGGAATGGAGCCACCGGCTGCTCGGCCGTTTCATCGGCGTCGCCTATCTGCTGCCATTCCTGTTCTTCCTGTGGCGCGGCGGTCTCTCCGGTGAGTTGAAGCGGCGGCTGTGGTTGCTGTTTGCGCTAGGCGGGCTTCAAGGTGCGGTCGGCTGGTGGATGGTGGCCTCAGGCCTGACGGAACGCGTCGAGGTGTCGCAATATCGGCTGGCGACGCATCTGGTGCTCGCGCTTCTGATCTTTGCCGGCATCGTCTGGACGGTGCGGCGGCTTAGGGAACGGCCGCAGATCGCAGCATCGGCACGGCTCCGGTTCACGAGCGCGCTGCTCCTCGTCGTGACGTTCGTGCAGATCTATTTCGGCGCGCTGGTCGCCGGCCTGCGCGCCGGGCGGGCCTACAACACCTGGCCGCAGATCGACGGCGCGTTCATTCCCTCGGCCGAGCGGCTGTGGTTCGAGACGCCGTGGTGGCGCAACATGTTCGACAACGTGCTGACGGTGCAGTTCGAGCACCGCATGACCGCCTACCTGCTGTTCGCGCTGGCGGCGCTGCACGCCATCGATGCGGTGCGCTCGCGCGCAGCTTCAGCTGCGAGCGGCGCGCTGTGGCTGTTCGCGGCGGTGAGCCTGCAGGCGGTGCTCGGCATCCTCACGCTGCTCAACCAGGTTCCGATCGATCTCGCGCTCGCGCATCAGGCGGTCGCGATCCTGGTGTTGACGCTTGCGGTGATGCAGGTGGAGCGTCTGGCCTCGCGGCAATCCGTTCAAGCGCAGCCGCGCGCGGTTCCGGTTGGTCAGGCCGGATGATCGCTGATCAGCAGTAGCCGTAAACGCCGCAGGCGTAGGGCAGTCGCCAGTAATAATCGACCTGCGGTCCGCCGTAGTATGCGCCTTGATAATCGTAGTCCCAAGGGCGGCCGTAATAGCCCGGCAGCGTGTGCGAGCCGGGCAGCAGCGGCGTACCCGGCAGATTGCGGATGTAGCTGCCGACGCCATAAGCCGGCGAGATCAGTGCGTCCGGGTCAGTTTCGACCCAGACTTTCGGCGGCTCGGGCGGCGGAGCGGCGGCCCGCCGCCTCGGCGTGGCCGGCAGGTCGGCGGCGAGGGCGCCGGAGATAGTCAGCATTGCCGCAAGGGCGGGTACCATCCAGCGCTGCATCCTCGGCTCCGAATCAAAGGGGCGATCCAAAGACGATGTATGCGGTCGATATGGTTAATGACTGTTAACGGGCGGTCGCTAAAACAGCGCCGCTGTCATTCCGGGGCGGTCCGAAGGACCGAACCCGGAATCCAGAGATGATCAGACAATGTCGAGATTCCGGGTTCGCGCTACGCGCGCCCCGGAATGACTCAGAGGCTTACGCGCTCAGTGCCTGCTCCAGGTCGGCGATCAGATCTTCCTTGTCCTCGATGCCGATCGAGAGCCGCACCACGTCGGGGCCGGCGCCGGACTTGACCTTGGCGGCGTCGTCGAGCTGGCTGTGCGTGGTCGAGGCCGGGTGGATGACCAGCGAGCGGGTGTCGCCGACGTTCGCCAGATGCGAGAACAGCTGCAGTTTCGACACCAGGCTGACGCCCGCGTCATAGCCGCCCTTGAGGCTGAAGGTGAACACGGCGCCCGCGCCCCTCGGCGCATATTTGCGCGCGAGCTGATTGTACTTGTCGCTCGGAAGACCCGCGTAGCTCACCGAGGCCACCGCCGGATGTCCCGCGAGGAATTCGGCGACTGCCTTGGCGTTTTCGCAGTGCTTCTGCATGCGAAGCGGCAATGTCTCGATGCCGGTCAGGATCATGAAGGCGTTGAACGGCGACAGGGCCGGCCCGAGGTCGCGCAAGCCCAGCACGCGACAGGCGATTGCGAAGGCGAAATTGCCAAAGGTCTCCTGGAGGCGGATGCCGTGATATTCAGGCCGTGGCTCCGAGAGCATCGGATATTTGCCGCCCGTGGACCAGTCGAAGGTGCCGGCGTCGACGATGATGCCGCCGAGCGAGTTGCCGTGACCGCCCAGGAATTTCGTCAGCGAGTGCACGACGATGTCGGCGCCGTGGTCGATCGGGCGGATCAGATAGGGCGAGGCCAGCGTGTTGTCGACGATCAGCGGCACGCCCGCCTTGCGCGCCACCGTCGAGATCGCCTCGATGTCGGTGATGCTGCCGGCGGGATTGGCGATGGACTCGATGAAGATCGCCTTCGTGCGCGGCGTCACCGCGCGTTCGAAGCTCGCGATATCGTCGGGATCGGCCCACACCACGTTCCAGCCAAAGCTCTTGAACGCGTGCGTGAACTGGTTGATCGAGCCACCATAGAGCTTTCGTGCGGCGATGAACTCGTCGCCGGGCTGGAGCAGTTGCTGCAATATCACGACCTGAGCGGCGTGGCCCGAGGCGACGGCAAGTGCGGCGGTGCCGCCTTCGAGCGCGGCAACGCGCTCTTCCAGCACCGCGTTGGTGGGATTGCCGATGCGAGTATAGATGTTGCCGAACGCCTGCAAACCGAACAGCGAGGCGGCGTGGTCGGCGTCGTTGAAGACGAAAGACGTCGTTTGATAAATCGGAGTTGCGCGCGCGCCGGTGGTGGGGTCGGGCTGTGCACCGGCATGCACGGCGAGCGTGGAAAATCCCGGAAGGCGATCGCTCATTGAGGCGTCCTGTTCTCTTGGTCTGAAATCGCGCGGCATGCTGATCGGCGCGGTGCCCGCCGTCAAGCCGCCGCTTCACATCGAAACGATCGTGCTACGCATTGTCGCGTTCGCGAAACGAATCCTTCGCGATCGCGTCAGCTTTGCTCGGTCTTGTTTTTGGCGGCGCGATCGGACGCTGCGGTGTCACCACCGCCGACACTCATCCGATTGAGGGATAGACGCATGCCTTGCGTCGGCGCCGGCGCCCGCTTGGAACTGAGCGTGCGCGAATTCACGCCCATCCAGGAGATCTCGGACGACAGGCGGCCGTATTCGATCTTGGGACAGCGGTTCATCACCACCTTGATGCCGACCGATTCGGCTTTCGCCGCTGCGTCGTCGTCGCGTGCGCCAAGCTGCATCCAGATCACTTTTGGAAGTGGATCAAGCGTCAGCGCCTCTTCGACGACGGGCATGATGTGGCTCGAATTGCGAAAAATGTCGATCATGTCGATCGGACGACCTATGTCGGAGAGCGAGGCGACGAAGGGCTTTCCGAGAAGCTCCTTGCCGACATGACCGGGATTGACCGGGATCATGTCGTAGCCGCGCTGCGCCAGATATTTGAACGCAAAATAGCTCGGCCGCACGTTGACGGGCGAGGCGCCGACCATCGCGATCGACTTCACGCTGTTGAGAATGCCGCGGATATAATTGTCGGGATAGGCGTCGTGGTTCATTTGTCGTTCTTTTTCCTTGTCATTGCGAGGAGTGAAGCGACGAAGCAATCCAGTCTGTTTCCGCGGAGGGATTCTGGATTGCTTCGCTTCGCTCGCAATGACGATTCTACTCATCCCGCCAGGTCGGCGTGCGCTTTTCGATGAACGCGCCGATGCCTTCCTCGGCGTCGCGTGCCATCATGTTCTCGGTCATCACCTCTGCCGCATAGCGATAGGCATCCGCAAGGCTCATCTCGGCCTGGCGATAGAACGCCTCCTTGCCGAGCTTGACCGTGTAGGCGGATTTCAGCGCGACCTTTTCTGCCAGCGCAATCGCGGCGTCGCGCTCGGTCCCGGCGGAGACGACGTGATTGATGAGCCCAATCTCGCGGGCGCGCGCGGCCGGGATCGGCTCGCCGGTCAGCAGCATCTCCATCGCCTGCTTGCGTGGCACGTTGCGCGTCAGCGCCACCATCGGGGTCGAGCAGAACAGGCCGATGTCGACGCCGGGCGTGGCGAAGCTTGCCGCCTCCGAGGCGATCGCGAGATCGCAGCTGGCCACGATCTGGCAGCCGGCCGCGGTCGCAACGCCCTGGACGGATGCGACCACGGGCTTTGGCAGCAGCACGATCGCCTGCATCATCGCGCTGCAGGCGGTCATCATCTCCGCGAAGAAGGCACGGCCGCGATCGGGGTCGGCGCGGCGCGCGGTCAGCTCCTTCATGTCGTGGCCAGCCGAGAAGGCGGGACCATTGGCCGCGATCACCACGCCGCGGACCGCCTTGTCGTCCCTGATCGCATCGAACTCGGCATGCAGGCTTGCGATCATCGCCTCCGACAGGCTGTTGCGGGCTGCCGGGCGATTGAGGGTCAGGACCGCGATGCTGCCGACGGTCTCGCGCAGCAGGATCGGCGGTTGCGGGGAGGGGGCGCGAGCGGCCTGGGCGGACATCGAAGCGTTCCGGTTGGATTATTGCATTTGGATGACGCAGATAACTTAATGTAACAGGAGACGTGAAGCGAGGGTGGGGAACAGCATGGCGTTAGCGAAAATGAGCGTAGCGGAGCTCGAACAGTTTCTCCGCAACGAGTTTCCCCAGGCCTTCAGCGGCGACGACATCACGATCGAAAGCGCGGACGGCCAGACCTGCCTTTTGCGCCAGCGCTACAGCGAAAGGATGCTGCGGCCGGGCGGAACCGTGTCCGGCCCGACGCTGATGGCGCTTGCCGATTTCGCGATGTACGTGGTGCTCTTGTCGGCGATCGGGCCGATCGGGCTCGCGGTCACCACCAATCTCAACATCAACTTCCTGCGCAAGGGCCAGCCGGGTCAGGACGTGCTGGCGGAGGCCCGGCTGCTAAAGCTCGGCAAGCGGCTGGCGGTCGGGGAGGTGAAGCTCTTGTCCGGCACGTCGCCCGATCCGATCGCCCATGTCACCTCTACCTATTCCATTCCAAATGCTTGAGCATTTTTCGGGTACTCTAATACCTTAATTTTAAGATATTGATATTGCTGCCATAAATTACGTCGTTGGGCATTGACCGCTGCGCCTCTCTTCTCTAGAAAACCGCGCAGTCCGGTGCGGTGTTCGCGCCGATGCTCCCCGTCCACGGAAACTCTGACATGAAAACCTTTTCGGCAAAGCCGGCTGAGGTGACGAAGAAGTGGGTGCTGATCGACGCCAAGGGTCTGGTCGTCGGCCGTCTCGCCACCATCGTTGCCATGCGCCTGCGCGGCAAGCACCTCCCGACCTACACCCCGCACGTTGATTGCGGCGACAACGTCATCATCATCAACGCGCAGCATGCGGTCCTCACCGGTCGCAAGCGCGAGCAGAAGACCTACTACAAGCACACCGGTTACGTCGGCCACGTCAAGGAGCGCACCGCGCGCCAGATCCTCGAGGGCAAGCATCCGGAGCGCGTGCTCGAGAAGGCCGTCGAGCGCATGATCCCGCGTGGCCCGCTCGGTCGCGTGCAGATGGGCAACCTCCGCGTCTATGGCGGCGCCGATCATCCGCACGAGGCCCAGACGCCCGAGAAGATCGACATCGCCAAGTTGAACCGCAAGAACACGAGGGCCGCATAACATGGCCGAATCCATCCAGTCGCTCGACCAGCTCTCGCAGCTCAAGACGGCGGCGGCGCCCGACGCGCCCAAGCACGAGAAGAAGGTCGACAAGTTCAACCGCGCCTATGCCACCGGCAAGCGCAAGGACGCGGTCGCCCGCGTCTGGATCAAGCCGGGCGCCGGCAAGGTCACCGTCAACTCGCGCGAGGTCGAGGTCTATTTCGCCCGTCCCGTGCTCCGCATGATGATCGAGCAGCCGTTCTCCGTGGCCGCGCGTTCCGGCCAGTACGACGTGATCTGCACCGTCGCCGGCGGCGGTCTGTCCGGCCAGGCCGGCGCGGTCCGTCACGGCATCTCCAAGGCGCTCACCTATTTCGAGCCGGAGCTGCGCAGCGTGCTCAAGAAGGGCGGCTTCCTCACCCGCGACTCGCGCGTGGTCGAGCGCAAGAAGTACGGCAAGGCCAAGGCCCGCCGGTCCTTCCAGTTCTCGAAGCGTTAATCGCTTCGGTCGCATTCGCCGCGAAAGCGGCTTCAATGAGATGCAAAAGGGCGCTGTTTTCAGCGCCCTTTTTGTTGTTCGTTTGTACGCAAATTGATGGCGTGTTTCCCGAAAACTTGGCCTCGCGCAACAACCTGAATGGAACCCGCGGGACATAGCGTCGCATTCGGAAGGGCGCGCAAGTCGGCTGGGCCGATCGCGTAACTGCTATGTTCTAGAGGGGGCCGACATGACGTCGCTCGATAGCATCACGCTCTATTTGGTTGCCACCATGGTCGCCGCACTGCTCGGCGCCATGATGGTGTTTTTCGGCAGGCAGGAGAACAGTCCTGCGCTGAAATGGTGGGGCACCGCCTATCTCCTCGGTGCCGCCTCCGTCGCGCTATGGACTGCGACCGGCGACAGGCTGGGGCCGTACCTCTATCTGGCGCTGAATGCCGTCGGCTTCGTTGCCTGCGGTATGGTGTGGAATGCGGCGCGCGTCTTCCACGGCCGCAAGCCGAACTGGCCAGGCCTCGTGCTCGGTGCGCTCACCTGGGTCGCTGCCGTCTCGCTGCTCGACGCTGAGGCTTCCATGCTGCGCATGATCATCGGCGCCGGCATCGTCTCGGTCTATGCGGCGCTGACCGCCAGTGAGCTTTGGACCGAACGGCGCAAGAGCCTGCAACGACGCTGGCCGGCCTTCGTGGTGCCGGTGATGCACGGCTGCGTGTTGATGCTGCCGATCGTGCTCGGCAGCTTCCTGCGCCCGCACGATGCGGGTTTCTCGTCGAGCATCTGGGTCACCGTATTCGCCGTTGAGCTCGTGCTCTATGCCGTCGGCACCGTGTTCGTGATCTTCATGCTGGTGTCCGAGCGCACGGTGACCGCGCACCGGACCGCCGCGTCGACCGATCCCCTGACCGGCATGCTCAACCGGCGCGGTTTCTCCGAAGCCTGCTCGCGCGTGATCGAGCGCGAGGCGAAAGCCGGGCGGCCCGTGACTGTGATGATCTTCGACATCGACCACTTCAAGTCGATCAACGATCGGTTCGGTCATCCCGCCGGCGACGAGATGCTCAAGCTGTTCTCCACGGTCGTCGTCAGCAATCTGCGCATCACCGACATGTCGGGCCGCATTGGCGGCGAGGAATTCGCCGCGCTCCTGCCGTGCTCGCTGGAGGAGGGCGTATTGGTCGCCGAGCGCGTGCGCGAGGCGTTCGAGACCTCCGGCGTCGTGGTGGACGAGGGCCCGGTCGATACCACCGTGAGCATCGGCGTCGCCGGCGGTCCGGCCGGCACCGAGCTCGAGGTGTTGCTGGCTTCGGCCGACACCGCGCTCTACCAGGCCAAGCGCGGCGGCCGTAACCGCGTCGAGGCGGCCGAGGAGCTGCCGCTGTCGCTGGAGAACTGGCGCCGCCAGAGCGCCGCGCGGCCCGGTGCGCCGCAGGCGCGTCCCGCCACGGCCTGAGGCAGGGAGGTTTCGCGGTAATCTTCTGTTTACCATTCGATCCCTACCATCGTGGTCATGGAATCGATCCGTCGACAGACCCCGCAAGCCGCCCTGATGTCACTCGAAGCCGCTGCGGCCTCGGCACGCGGCGGTTTCGCCTGCCTGTTCTCGACCGCCGATGAGTACGAGAGCGCGCTGATCACCGAGCGCCGTGCGCAAGGACGATACGCCCAGGGCCGCAGCTACTGGCCGTTCGTGCTGTTCGCCGGTTGTGCGTTCATCGTGGCCGGCACCGTTCTGCTGCTCGTTTGAGAGATTTGGGTCTAAGAGACCTGCATTTTCCAGCCGTCCAGGCGCCGTTTCGGCGCCTTTTTCTTTCGCGCCAGCTGCGGTAGACACGCCCATCGAACAAAAAGGGTGGAAACCGATGATCACCGAGATCGCGCAAATCGACGTCAAGCCGGGCAGCGAGAAGGACTTTGAGGCCTCTGTCGCCAAGGCCAAGGCCGCCTTTGGCCGTTCCAAGGGTTTTCATGGCTTCGAGCTGCACAAGTCGATCGAGAAGCCGCAGCGCTACCGGCTGATGGTGAAGTGGGCGACGCTGGAGAACCACACCGTCGATTTCCGCGGCTCGGAGAATTTCACCGAATGGCGCGGCCTCGTCGGCCAGTATTTTGCCTCGCCCCCGGAGGTCGAGCACACCGAGACCGTGCTGACGACCTGAGCGGGCTCAGGCCGCTTCCGCGAGGGACGGTGCCTCATACGTCTTGAAATGGTCGATCATGACCTTGGCGATGGCGACCAGTGGCAGCGCTAGCGCGAGGCCCCAGATTCCGAACACGACGCCGAGCAGGATCTGGAACGCGAACAGCGTGGCCGGCGGAATGTCCAGCGCCTGACGCTGGAGCAGCGGCGTCAACACGTAGCTCTCCATCGCGTGGACGCCCATGAAGAGGAGAAAGGCCGATAGTGCCGGGATCCAGCCCGAGGCAAGGCTCGCCAGCACCACGACGACGCCGGCGATGATGGCGCCGACGGTCGGGATGAAGGCGAGCAGTCCCGCCTGGATTCCCAGGATGAAGGCGCCGGGGATACCGATGACGGCTAGGCCGATCCAGGTCACCGCGCCGACCGCGATCATGACCGTAATCTGCGCGATCAGCCAGCGCTCCAGCGTCTCGCTGATGCGGTCGATGATGAGCGTGACGCGGGTGCGATGTCTGACCGGTGCGAGGAACAAGAGGCCGTCGTGATAGACGCTGGGCTGGGCGGCGAAAGCGAGACCCAGGAACAGCACGATAAAAATGTTTCCGACACCGTGGACGGTGCCAAGCAGCAGCTTGAAGGTCTGGCTCACGATCGCTCCGCCGCTGGAGGCGAGGGCGCCGGCGTTGGGCAATGAACCGCGCGAGGCCGCTCCCGGCGAGGGCGTCGGGTTCGCGGGCGCATCGGTCGATGTGTCGGATGCCGCATTGCCGAGATCGAAGAAGCTGGTGTCGATGCCGTGGTTCTCGAGGAAGCTCCGGACATTGGTGATCTGCGACTTGATGGTCTTGCTCAACAGCGAAGCCTGCTCGGCGATGGTGGCGCCGCCGAGATAGGCGACGCCCGCAAGCATCACGGCGAGCGCGATGCAGACGATCGCGAGCCGGACCGGATGCGGCAGGTGCACACGGCGACCGAGTGCGCCCGTCAGCGCGTTGAGGCCGAGGCCGAGCAGCATGCCGGTGAAGATCAGGAGCAGGGTGGCGGCAAAATACCAGGTGAAGACCAGCATTGCCGTGAACAGCACGACGCCAATGCCGCCGACGGCAATCGCCCATGCGTGGTCGGCACGGGTCCGGGGGCGTTGGTCTGCTGGAATGGTCACGTCATATCCTTTTCGGCGGCTGCGGGCGGGGCACTCTTTCGGCAAACGCGCTTCCGATCAAGTCCGCGTCAACGCGCTGGTTTGACGCTGCCGCGCGAACGGTGCAGAGCGATGAGGAAAGAACAGGTGGGGGACGCTTGAGTTTCATCAGCAAATGGGCCGGCTTGCTCGGGCTTCTGGCCGTGCT
This genomic stretch from Bradyrhizobium sp. CCGB12 harbors:
- a CDS encoding AI-2E family transporter, producing MTIPADQRPRTRADHAWAIAVGGIGVVLFTAMLVFTWYFAATLLLIFTGMLLGLGLNALTGALGRRVHLPHPVRLAIVCIALAVMLAGVAYLGGATIAEQASLLSKTIKSQITNVRSFLENHGIDTSFFDLGNAASDTSTDAPANPTPSPGAASRGSLPNAGALASSGGAIVSQTFKLLLGTVHGVGNIFIVLFLGLAFAAQPSVYHDGLLFLAPVRHRTRVTLIIDRISETLERWLIAQITVMIAVGAVTWIGLAVIGIPGAFILGIQAGLLAFIPTVGAIIAGVVVVLASLASGWIPALSAFLLFMGVHAMESYVLTPLLQRQALDIPPATLFAFQILLGVVFGIWGLALALPLVAIAKVMIDHFKTYEAPSLAEAA
- a CDS encoding antibiotic biosynthesis monooxygenase translates to MITEIAQIDVKPGSEKDFEASVAKAKAAFGRSKGFHGFELHKSIEKPQRYRLMVKWATLENHTVDFRGSENFTEWRGLVGQYFASPPEVEHTETVLTT
- a CDS encoding O-acetylhomoserine aminocarboxypropyltransferase; translation: MSDRLPGFSTLAVHAGAQPDPTTGARATPIYQTTSFVFNDADHAASLFGLQAFGNIYTRIGNPTNAVLEERVAALEGGTAALAVASGHAAQVVILQQLLQPGDEFIAARKLYGGSINQFTHAFKSFGWNVVWADPDDIASFERAVTPRTKAIFIESIANPAGSITDIEAISTVARKAGVPLIVDNTLASPYLIRPIDHGADIVVHSLTKFLGGHGNSLGGIIVDAGTFDWSTGGKYPMLSEPRPEYHGIRLQETFGNFAFAIACRVLGLRDLGPALSPFNAFMILTGIETLPLRMQKHCENAKAVAEFLAGHPAVASVSYAGLPSDKYNQLARKYAPRGAGAVFTFSLKGGYDAGVSLVSKLQLFSHLANVGDTRSLVIHPASTTHSQLDDAAKVKSGAGPDVVRLSIGIEDKEDLIADLEQALSA
- a CDS encoding PaaI family thioesterase; the protein is MALAKMSVAELEQFLRNEFPQAFSGDDITIESADGQTCLLRQRYSERMLRPGGTVSGPTLMALADFAMYVVLLSAIGPIGLAVTTNLNINFLRKGQPGQDVLAEARLLKLGKRLAVGEVKLLSGTSPDPIAHVTSTYSIPNA
- the rplM gene encoding 50S ribosomal protein L13, which gives rise to MKTFSAKPAEVTKKWVLIDAKGLVVGRLATIVAMRLRGKHLPTYTPHVDCGDNVIIINAQHAVLTGRKREQKTYYKHTGYVGHVKERTARQILEGKHPERVLEKAVERMIPRGPLGRVQMGNLRVYGGADHPHEAQTPEKIDIAKLNRKNTRAA
- a CDS encoding GGDEF domain-containing protein, which encodes MTSLDSITLYLVATMVAALLGAMMVFFGRQENSPALKWWGTAYLLGAASVALWTATGDRLGPYLYLALNAVGFVACGMVWNAARVFHGRKPNWPGLVLGALTWVAAVSLLDAEASMLRMIIGAGIVSVYAALTASELWTERRKSLQRRWPAFVVPVMHGCVLMLPIVLGSFLRPHDAGFSSSIWVTVFAVELVLYAVGTVFVIFMLVSERTVTAHRTAASTDPLTGMLNRRGFSEACSRVIEREAKAGRPVTVMIFDIDHFKSINDRFGHPAGDEMLKLFSTVVVSNLRITDMSGRIGGEEFAALLPCSLEEGVLVAERVREAFETSGVVVDEGPVDTTVSIGVAGGPAGTELEVLLASADTALYQAKRGGRNRVEAAEELPLSLENWRRQSAARPGAPQARPATA
- a CDS encoding COX15/CtaA family protein, with product MTTISAPSEPHRAVRVWLIAVAALIALMVLVGGATRLTESGLSIVEWKPVTGSVPPLTETQWTEAFEAYKKIPQYRELNAGMSLSEFKQIFWWEWSHRLLGRFIGVAYLLPFLFFLWRGGLSGELKRRLWLLFALGGLQGAVGWWMVASGLTERVEVSQYRLATHLVLALLIFAGIVWTVRRLRERPQIAASARLRFTSALLLVVTFVQIYFGALVAGLRAGRAYNTWPQIDGAFIPSAERLWFETPWWRNMFDNVLTVQFEHRMTAYLLFALAALHAIDAVRSRAASAASGALWLFAAVSLQAVLGILTLLNQVPIDLALAHQAVAILVLTLAVMQVERLASRQSVQAQPRAVPVGQAG
- the rpsI gene encoding 30S ribosomal protein S9; its protein translation is MAESIQSLDQLSQLKTAAAPDAPKHEKKVDKFNRAYATGKRKDAVARVWIKPGAGKVTVNSREVEVYFARPVLRMMIEQPFSVAARSGQYDVICTVAGGGLSGQAGAVRHGISKALTYFEPELRSVLKKGGFLTRDSRVVERKKYGKAKARRSFQFSKR
- a CDS encoding enoyl-CoA hydratase, producing the protein MSAQAARAPSPQPPILLRETVGSIAVLTLNRPAARNSLSEAMIASLHAEFDAIRDDKAVRGVVIAANGPAFSAGHDMKELTARRADPDRGRAFFAEMMTACSAMMQAIVLLPKPVVASVQGVATAAGCQIVASCDLAIASEAASFATPGVDIGLFCSTPMVALTRNVPRKQAMEMLLTGEPIPAARAREIGLINHVVSAGTERDAAIALAEKVALKSAYTVKLGKEAFYRQAEMSLADAYRYAAEVMTENMMARDAEEGIGAFIEKRTPTWRDE
- a CDS encoding CoA-binding protein, translated to MNHDAYPDNYIRGILNSVKSIAMVGASPVNVRPSYFAFKYLAQRGYDMIPVNPGHVGKELLGKPFVASLSDIGRPIDMIDIFRNSSHIMPVVEEALTLDPLPKVIWMQLGARDDDAAAKAESVGIKVVMNRCPKIEYGRLSSEISWMGVNSRTLSSKRAPAPTQGMRLSLNRMSVGGGDTAASDRAAKNKTEQS